A window of the Phaseolus vulgaris cultivar G19833 chromosome 5, P. vulgaris v2.0, whole genome shotgun sequence genome harbors these coding sequences:
- the LOC137834083 gene encoding uncharacterized protein — protein sequence MKLCLSEFLSVLKFHALDRTLRDIMKVVDEENSNKPFGGKFVVLRGDFRKILFVVRKGSRYDIVKEEIDFSQLWKDCKFFKLLENMRLTSNESVESVADIKEFVDWILKIGDGNMNLNEMVEGIIEIPQHLLIEHNDSRLLNLAEFVYPRFLHNMSNANFFHDGAILCPTTKCVDQVNEFIICLMPREEVTYLSSNIPFQYDEQQDI from the coding sequence GCTTTGGACAGAACTTTAAGAGATATTATGAAGGTTGTAGATGAAGAGAACAGTAACAAACCTTTTGGTGGTAAATTTGTTGTATTGCGAGGTGATTTTAGGAAAATTTTGTTTGTTGTCAGGAAGGGATCAAGATACGACATTGTCAAGGAAGAAATAGACTTTTCTCAATTATGGAAAGACTGCAagttttttaaacttttagAGAATATGAGATTAACAAGTAATGAATCAGTTGAAAGTGTTGCAGACATCAAAGAATTTGTTGATTGGATTCTAAAGATTGGAGATGGAAATATGAACTTAAATGAAATGGTTGAAGGCATAATTGAAATACCTCAACATCTCCTGATCGAACACAATGATTCACGTTTACTTAACTTAGCTGAATTTGTGTATCCTAGATTCTTGCATAATATGAGCAATGCTAACTTTTTTCATGATGGTGCAATACTTTGTCCAACAACTAAATGTGTAGACCAAGTCAATGAATTTATCATATGTTTAATGCCTAGGGAAGAAGTTACTTACTTAAGTTCAAACATACCTTTCCAATATGATGAACAACAAGACATTTAA